In Oenanthe melanoleuca isolate GR-GAL-2019-014 chromosome 19, OMel1.0, whole genome shotgun sequence, a genomic segment contains:
- the STYXL1 gene encoding serine/threonine/tyrosine-interacting-like protein 1 isoform X2, producing the protein MAGVMFCEPQHLYNIINQYRWRSRLTEPNYLCLLDARSQPEFCENHIITAQRIELSSAGEYLIPNPEELGYVRFCVVYDHDTGLTDCQEKEKETEGAASGTEISSSGSTSSQDAGEGDALLHARNLEHFSRHPVLVLKGGYKRFSACYHFLKSYKTVWMPQELDNFEPYPVEILPAKLYMGNFKQASDKQIQKDLQIKSLVNVSEDPVTLFAEEGKSLHIPVPDSLEADLFSSFPTISHFIESLEIPSEMQNEHETKPGLCGTALSLGEPNLWVPSHRCH; encoded by the exons ATGGCGGGGGTGATGTTCTGTGAGCCCCAACACCTCTACAACATCATCAACCAGTACCGGTGGAGATCGCGGCTGACGGAGCCCAACTACCTGTGCCTGCTGG atgccCGTTCTCAGCCTGAATTCTGTGAAAACCACATTATTACAGCCCAAAGGATTGAACTG AGTTCTGCAGGGGAGTACCTGATCCCGaatcctgaggagctgggctaTGTCAGGTTCTGTGTGGTGTATGACCACGACACTGGCTTGACTGACTgtcaggagaaggagaaagaaacag AGGGTGCTGCTTCAGGGACTGAAATCAGCAGCTCAGGTTCCACATCTTCCCAGG atgctggggaaggagatgcCCTCCTCCATGCCAGAAACTTGGAGCACTTCTCCCGCCACCCCGTGCTTGTCCTGAAGGGAGGGTACAAGCGTTTTTCAGCTTGTTACCATTTCCTGAAGAGCTATAAGACAGTGTGGATGCCTCAG GAGCTAGACAACTTCGAGCCATACCCTGTAGAAATACTGCCTGCAAAGCTATATATGGGCAATTTCAAGCAGGCCAGTGACAAACAAATTCAGAAAGATCTGCAGATCAAATCACTGGTCAATGTCTCTGAAGATCCTGTAACACT GTTTGCAGAAGAAGGTAAATCCCTTCATATACCTGTTCCAGATTCACTCGAAGCAgatcttttctcttccttccccaccATTTCTCATTTCATAG AGAGCTTGGAAATACcttctgaaatgcaaaatgaacaTGAGACCAAACCGGGGCTTTGTGGAACAGCTCTCAGCCTGGGAGAACCAAATCTATGGGTCCCCAGTCACAGATGTCACTGA
- the MDH2 gene encoding malate dehydrogenase, mitochondrial: MRPAVADYRDTTHPPPRLAAGSDARRSPRLPQAGSRETAARGGKREREVSRELRAGPRRCRAGRGGRWSHRCRRRHSRPAVPAMLSRLSTASAAATALRRGIATSAQNNAKVAVLGASGGIGQPLSLLLKNSPLVSKLSLYDIAHTPGVAADLSHIETRASVKGFMGPEQLPECLKGCDVVVIPAGVPRKPGMTRDDLFNTNASIVASLTSACAKHCPEAMICIISNPVNSTIPIASEVFKKHGVYNPNKIFGVTTLDIVRANTFVAELKGLDPARVTVPVIGGHAGKTIIPLISQCTPKVEFPQDQLEKLTARIQEAGTEVVQAKAGAGSATLSMAYAGARFVFSLLEAMSGKQGVVECAFVRSDVTEVPYFSTPLQLGKKGMEKNLGLGKLSPFEEKMVAAAMAELKASIKKGEEFAKNFK, from the exons ATGCGCCCGGCTGTCGCCGACTATCGCGACACCACGCACCCCCCTCCCCGCCTGGCCGCAGGCAGCGACGCCCGCCGGTCTCCAAGGTTACCTCAGGCGGGATCTCGCGAGACTGCCGCCCGTGGAGGGAAGCGAGAGAGGGAAGTCTCGCGAGAGctgcgggcggggccgcgcagGTGCCGTGCGGGCCGTGGAGGTCGTTGGAGTCaccggtgccgccgccgccacTCGCGCCCCGCCGTGCCCGCCATGCTGTCCCGCCTCAGCAccgccagcgccgccgccaccgccctGCGCCGCGGCATCGCCACCTCCGCACAG AACAATGCCaaggtggcagtgctgggtgcctCGGGGGGCATTGGGCAGCCCCTGTCGCTGCTGCTGAAGAACAGCCCTCTGGTGAGCAAGCTGAGCCTCTACGACATCGCTCACACTCCAGGCGTGGCTGCCGACCTCAGCCACATCGAGACCAGAGCCAGTGTCAAAG GCTTCATGGGACCTGAGCAGTTGCCAGAATGTCTGAAGGGCTGTGATGTTGTTGTTATTCCAGCGGGAGTCCCAAGAAAACCGG GTATGACCCGTGATGACCTGTTCAACACCAATGCCAGCATTGTTGCCTCTTTGACATCTGCCTGTGCAAAGCACTGTCCAGAAGCCATGATCTGTATTATTTCTAACCCA GTAAATTCAACCATCCCAATAGCTTCAGAAGTTTTCAAGAAGCATGGTGTGTATAATCCCAACAAAATCTTCGGTGTTACAACACTGGACATCGTCAGAGCAAATACTTTTGTGGCTGAACTAAAG GGCTTGGATCCAGCTCGAGTAACTGTTCCAGTTATTGGTGGCCATGCTGGGAAGACCATCATCCCTCTGATCTCTCAG TGCACACCAAAAGTGGAGTTTCCTCAGGATCAGCTGGAGAAGCTTACAGCAAGAATTCAAGAAGCTGGGACTGAAGTTGTCCAAGCTaaagcaggagcag GATCTGCCACCTTGTCTATGGCCTATGCTGGTGCTCGGTTTGTGTTCTCCCTGCTGGAGGCCATGAGTGGAAAGCAGGGGGTTGTTGAATGTGCCTTTGTTCGATCAGATGTGACAGAGGTCCCATACTTCTCTAcacctctgcagctgggg AAAAAAGGAATGGAGAAGAACCTAGGCCTTGGCAAGCTCTCCCCCTTTGAAGAGAAGATGGTTGCTGCGGCCATGGCTGAGCTGAAGGCTTCTATTAAGAAAGGAGAGGAATTTGCAAAGAACTTCAAGTGA
- the STYXL1 gene encoding serine/threonine/tyrosine-interacting-like protein 1 isoform X1: protein MAGVMFCEPQHLYNIINQYRWRSRLTEPNYLCLLDARSQPEFCENHIITAQRIELSSAGEYLIPNPEELGYVRFCVVYDHDTGLTDCQEKEKETEGAASGTEISSSGSTSSQDAGEGDALLHARNLEHFSRHPVLVLKGGYKRFSACYHFLKSYKTVWMPQELDNFEPYPVEILPAKLYMGNFKQASDKQIQKDLQIKSLVNVSEDPVTLFAEEGKSLHIPVPDSLEADLFSSFPTISHFIDAQLEVGAVLVFSSLGISRSSTATMAYLMHSCRFSLQRAWKYLLKCKMNMRPNRGFVEQLSAWENQIYGSPVTDVTEPNY from the exons ATGGCGGGGGTGATGTTCTGTGAGCCCCAACACCTCTACAACATCATCAACCAGTACCGGTGGAGATCGCGGCTGACGGAGCCCAACTACCTGTGCCTGCTGG atgccCGTTCTCAGCCTGAATTCTGTGAAAACCACATTATTACAGCCCAAAGGATTGAACTG AGTTCTGCAGGGGAGTACCTGATCCCGaatcctgaggagctgggctaTGTCAGGTTCTGTGTGGTGTATGACCACGACACTGGCTTGACTGACTgtcaggagaaggagaaagaaacag AGGGTGCTGCTTCAGGGACTGAAATCAGCAGCTCAGGTTCCACATCTTCCCAGG atgctggggaaggagatgcCCTCCTCCATGCCAGAAACTTGGAGCACTTCTCCCGCCACCCCGTGCTTGTCCTGAAGGGAGGGTACAAGCGTTTTTCAGCTTGTTACCATTTCCTGAAGAGCTATAAGACAGTGTGGATGCCTCAG GAGCTAGACAACTTCGAGCCATACCCTGTAGAAATACTGCCTGCAAAGCTATATATGGGCAATTTCAAGCAGGCCAGTGACAAACAAATTCAGAAAGATCTGCAGATCAAATCACTGGTCAATGTCTCTGAAGATCCTGTAACACT GTTTGCAGAAGAAGGTAAATCCCTTCATATACCTGTTCCAGATTCACTCGAAGCAgatcttttctcttccttccccaccATTTCTCATTTCATAG ATGCTCAGCTGGaggtgggagcagtgctggtgttctccagcctggggataagcaggagcagcacagccaccatGGCCTATCTGATGCACTCCTGCCGCTTCTCCCTGCAG AGAGCTTGGAAATACcttctgaaatgcaaaatgaacaTGAGACCAAACCGGGGCTTTGTGGAACAGCTCTCAGCCTGGGAGAACCAAATCTATGGGTCCCCAGTCACAGATGTCACTGAACCAAATTACTGA